In the genome of Bradyrhizobium sp. CIAT3101, one region contains:
- a CDS encoding RsiV family protein, giving the protein MATIALTSPSLAADPKPDAVVKNRNIEARVFLDDKIKADAPLAADCLAEGRKWLDKNAADAAASRKQDPQFFKDGGWDFERKYSIRSVVADRYVSLLRDDYMDTHGAHPNSDVNTVLWDKSENKRISIRPFFAETADNGPTMKAMVKAVIASLRIEKKKRDTSETATEEWFKGVEPSLLKIGAATLAPSTEPGKSSGLTFHYPPYAVGPYAEGQYVAFVPWETLKPYLTAEGARIFGGTRPKGDADQPQ; this is encoded by the coding sequence ATCGCGACGATCGCGCTTACATCCCCCTCCCTCGCGGCCGATCCCAAGCCCGACGCCGTCGTCAAGAACAGAAACATCGAGGCGCGTGTCTTCCTCGACGACAAGATCAAGGCCGACGCGCCACTCGCGGCCGACTGCCTTGCCGAGGGCAGGAAATGGCTCGACAAGAACGCGGCTGACGCGGCTGCCTCACGCAAGCAGGACCCGCAATTCTTCAAGGACGGCGGCTGGGACTTTGAGCGCAAATATTCGATCCGCTCCGTCGTTGCCGACCGCTATGTCAGCCTCCTGCGTGACGACTATATGGACACCCATGGCGCCCATCCTAATTCGGACGTGAACACGGTGCTGTGGGACAAGTCCGAGAACAAGCGCATCTCGATCCGCCCGTTCTTCGCCGAGACCGCCGACAACGGCCCCACCATGAAGGCGATGGTAAAGGCCGTGATCGCCTCGCTCAGAATCGAGAAGAAGAAGCGCGACACCAGCGAGACAGCGACTGAGGAATGGTTCAAGGGCGTGGAGCCCAGCCTGCTCAAGATCGGCGCGGCGACGCTCGCGCCGTCGACCGAACCAGGCAAGAGCTCCGGCCTCACCTTCCACTACCCGCCCTATGCGGTCGGCCCCTATGCCGAGGGCCAATATGTCGCATTCGTTCCGTGGGAGACGTTGAAGCCCTATCTCACGGCGGAGGGCGCGCGCATCTTCGGCGGCACGCGGCCAAAAGGCGATGCCGACCAGCCGCAATGA
- a CDS encoding tripartite tricarboxylate transporter substrate binding protein, whose translation MPGITRRIFAASSVAAATSTLLSPARAQAYPARPVTLIVPWGAGGGTDATARIVATLLEKELGQPFNVVNRTGGSGAIGHAEIATAAPDGYTIGTLTVEIAMLHWQALTQLTPRNFTPLALVNEDPPGIQVSTSSPYKTVKELMDAIKLAPPGRFKASGTGQGGIWHLALVGWMQAMGLPANQVAWSASNGAAPAMQDLVAGSLDLTTCSVPEARATIEAGQARSLAIMAHARNPIFPDVPTLKETIGVDYSTSSWRGIGGPKYLPPAVAAKLTAALKNVYDSPAFKDFMTGRGFGTVWRDAGQFETFMDQADSQMGQAMKAAGFAKA comes from the coding sequence ATGCCAGGAATTACGCGCCGCATTTTCGCGGCCTCTTCTGTGGCCGCCGCCACGTCCACCCTCCTCTCACCTGCGCGCGCGCAAGCCTATCCGGCGCGGCCGGTGACCTTGATCGTGCCGTGGGGTGCGGGGGGCGGCACGGATGCGACCGCGCGCATCGTCGCGACGCTGCTGGAGAAGGAGCTCGGCCAGCCGTTCAACGTCGTCAACCGCACCGGCGGATCCGGCGCAATTGGCCATGCCGAGATCGCAACCGCAGCGCCGGACGGCTACACGATCGGCACGCTGACCGTGGAAATCGCAATGCTGCATTGGCAAGCCCTGACGCAGCTGACGCCGCGGAATTTTACGCCGCTGGCGCTGGTGAACGAGGACCCGCCGGGCATCCAGGTCTCGACGTCCTCGCCCTACAAGACGGTGAAGGAGCTGATGGACGCCATCAAGCTGGCACCTCCCGGACGGTTCAAGGCTTCAGGCACCGGACAAGGCGGCATCTGGCATCTCGCCCTCGTCGGCTGGATGCAGGCAATGGGATTGCCGGCCAACCAGGTCGCGTGGTCGGCGTCGAATGGTGCAGCACCGGCCATGCAGGATCTCGTCGCGGGCAGCCTCGATCTCACCACCTGCTCGGTGCCGGAAGCACGCGCCACCATCGAGGCCGGCCAGGCCCGGAGCCTCGCGATCATGGCGCATGCGCGCAATCCGATCTTCCCGGACGTCCCGACGCTGAAGGAGACGATCGGTGTCGACTATTCCACCAGCTCGTGGCGTGGCATCGGCGGCCCGAAGTACTTGCCTCCGGCCGTTGCCGCCAAGCTGACCGCGGCCTTGAAGAACGTGTACGATTCCCCCGCATTCAAGGACTTCATGACCGGACGCGGGTTTGGCACCGTCTGGCGCGATGCCGGCCAGTTCGAGACCTTCATGGACCAGGCGGATAGCCAGATGGGCCAGGCGATGAAGGCGGCGGGTTTTGCCAAGGCCTGA
- the meaB gene encoding methylmalonyl Co-A mutase-associated GTPase MeaB: MVEKKTSLDITALARDLRAGHRATLARAITLVESRRGDHQAQARELVQMLLPDTGKAVRVGITGSPGVGKSTTIDALGTYLIEQGNKVAVLAVDPSSARSGGSILGDKTRMAQLSSSDDAFIRPSPSSGTLGGVAAKTREAMLLCEAAGFDVVLVETVGIGQSETAVCDMTDFFLALMLPGGGDELQGIKKGLVELADMIAINKADGDNLKRANITAADYRGALHILSPRSEHWHPPVVTYSALAGTGIAELWQKILEHRTAMNASGEFAARRRDQQVKWMWSMLEQRMLARLRSEASVRAKVKKIEAEVADGHLTPALAAEQILGLLQ; encoded by the coding sequence ATGGTTGAGAAGAAGACTTCGCTTGATATCACCGCCCTCGCCCGCGACTTGCGCGCCGGCCATCGCGCGACGCTGGCGCGAGCCATTACGCTGGTGGAGAGCCGGCGTGGCGATCATCAGGCGCAGGCGCGTGAGCTGGTCCAGATGCTGCTGCCCGATACCGGCAAGGCGGTTCGCGTCGGCATTACCGGCTCGCCCGGCGTCGGCAAATCCACCACCATCGATGCGCTCGGGACCTACCTGATCGAACAGGGCAACAAGGTCGCGGTGCTCGCGGTCGATCCGTCCTCGGCGCGTAGCGGCGGCTCGATCCTCGGCGACAAGACGCGGATGGCGCAACTGTCGTCGTCCGACGATGCCTTCATCCGCCCCTCGCCGTCGTCAGGCACGCTCGGCGGCGTCGCGGCCAAGACGCGCGAAGCGATGCTGCTGTGCGAGGCCGCCGGCTTCGACGTCGTGCTGGTCGAGACCGTCGGCATCGGTCAGTCCGAGACCGCCGTCTGCGACATGACCGATTTCTTCCTCGCGCTGATGCTGCCAGGCGGCGGAGACGAGTTGCAGGGCATCAAGAAGGGCCTGGTCGAGCTCGCCGACATGATCGCGATCAACAAGGCCGACGGCGACAATCTCAAGCGCGCCAACATCACCGCGGCCGATTATCGCGGCGCGCTGCATATCCTCAGCCCTCGGTCGGAACATTGGCACCCGCCGGTCGTCACCTATTCGGCGCTGGCCGGCACCGGCATTGCCGAGCTCTGGCAGAAGATCCTCGAACACCGCACGGCAATGAACGCGTCCGGCGAGTTCGCCGCGCGCCGGCGCGACCAGCAGGTGAAATGGATGTGGTCGATGCTGGAGCAGCGCATGCTGGCGCGGCTGCGCAGCGAGGCATCGGTGCGGGCCAAGGTGAAGAAGATCGAGGCGGAGGTCGCCGACGGTCACCTGACGCCGGCGCTCGCCGCCGAACAGATATTGGGGTTGCTGCAATGA
- a CDS encoding pyroglutamyl-peptidase I codes for MSDQLRILLTGFGPFPGAPHNPTQPLVARLAQLRRPALDGVTLSRHIFPVTYAAVDRQLPEVLAKVKPHALLMFGLAARTPYLRIESRARNAVTMLWPDAANTRSSKRGIAGHADAMTFGPHTARLLRAARLTGIDARPSRDAGAYLCNYLSWRAIENVRGGGPKLAAFIHIPLLARSGAVRRKGFPRITLDELVDAGEAMLMEMVNLARKTRNTQAS; via the coding sequence ATGAGCGACCAGCTCCGCATTCTCCTCACCGGCTTCGGCCCGTTTCCCGGCGCGCCGCATAATCCGACCCAGCCGCTGGTGGCGCGGCTGGCGCAATTGCGCCGCCCCGCGCTCGATGGCGTCACGCTATCGCGCCACATCTTTCCGGTGACCTATGCTGCAGTGGACCGGCAATTGCCGGAAGTGCTGGCGAAAGTGAAGCCGCATGCGCTGCTGATGTTCGGCCTCGCGGCGCGCACGCCGTACCTGCGCATCGAGAGCCGCGCGCGCAACGCCGTCACGATGCTGTGGCCCGATGCCGCCAACACCCGCTCCAGCAAGCGCGGCATCGCCGGTCATGCTGACGCGATGACGTTCGGCCCGCACACGGCAAGGCTGTTGCGCGCCGCGCGTCTCACCGGCATCGACGCACGGCCCTCACGCGATGCCGGCGCCTATCTCTGCAACTATCTGAGCTGGCGCGCGATCGAGAACGTGCGCGGCGGTGGACCAAAGCTTGCTGCGTTCATCCACATTCCCTTGCTAGCGCGCAGCGGCGCCGTGCGGCGCAAGGGATTTCCACGGATCACGCTGGACGAACTGGTGGATGCCGGGGAAGCGATGCTGATGGAGATGGTGAACCTGGCACGGAAGACGCGGAACACGCAGGCCTCGTAG
- a CDS encoding TIGR03808 family TAT-translocated repetitive protein, with translation MDLNRRHLIGASTAGIAGALYIPVDAARAAPLTSLLGRDATQYGVRPGAAEDQTRTLQRAIDEASRAQMPLALPPGIYRTGLLRLPNGAQLIGVRGATKLIFTGGASAIQSDGSDSVGLTGLTFDGGSIPLPTRRGLVHVLGGRGVRITDCEITGSGGSGIWLEQVSGEISGNVFTNIAVTAVVSFDAKGLTVSRNTIIGTNDNGIEILRTAIGDDGTLVADNRIEGIKAGPGGSGQYGNAINAFRAGNVIVRGNRIKNCDYSAVRGNSASNIQITGNSVSDVREVALYSEFAFEAAVIANNTVDGAAVGVSVCNFNEGGRIAVVQGNIIRNLIPKRPIGTAPDDDAGVGIYIEADTSVTGNVIENAPSYGIVAGWGKYLRDVVISGNVIRKVLAGVGVSVVSGAGTALVNNNMISETPRGAVVGLDHARAVTSDLSADGAQRFAQVVVGGNAVRQ, from the coding sequence ATGGACCTCAATCGCCGTCATCTCATTGGAGCCTCGACCGCCGGCATCGCCGGTGCGCTCTACATACCTGTCGACGCCGCGCGCGCCGCGCCGCTGACCTCCCTGCTCGGCCGCGATGCGACCCAATATGGCGTGCGGCCCGGCGCGGCCGAGGATCAGACACGCACGCTCCAGCGCGCGATCGACGAGGCCTCGCGCGCGCAGATGCCGCTTGCGCTTCCGCCCGGCATCTACCGAACCGGATTGCTGCGGCTGCCAAATGGCGCGCAACTGATCGGCGTGCGCGGCGCGACGAAGCTGATCTTCACCGGCGGGGCCTCGGCGATTCAGAGCGACGGATCGGACTCGGTCGGGCTGACCGGCCTCACTTTCGACGGCGGCAGCATTCCACTGCCGACGCGGCGCGGGCTGGTCCATGTCCTCGGCGGCCGCGGCGTCCGCATCACCGATTGCGAGATCACCGGTTCCGGCGGCAGCGGCATCTGGCTGGAGCAGGTGTCCGGCGAGATCTCCGGCAACGTCTTCACCAACATTGCCGTGACGGCGGTGGTCTCGTTCGACGCCAAAGGCCTCACCGTGTCCCGCAACACCATCATCGGCACCAACGACAACGGCATCGAAATCCTGCGCACCGCGATCGGAGATGACGGCACGCTGGTCGCGGACAACCGTATCGAGGGCATCAAGGCCGGCCCCGGCGGCTCCGGCCAGTACGGCAACGCCATCAACGCCTTCCGCGCCGGCAACGTGATCGTGCGCGGCAACCGCATCAAAAACTGCGATTACTCCGCGGTGCGCGGCAACTCGGCCTCCAATATCCAGATCACCGGCAACAGCGTCAGCGACGTGCGCGAGGTCGCGCTCTATTCCGAATTCGCGTTCGAGGCCGCGGTGATCGCCAACAACACCGTCGATGGCGCCGCCGTCGGCGTCTCCGTCTGCAATTTCAACGAAGGCGGCCGCATCGCGGTGGTTCAAGGCAATATCATCCGCAATTTGATCCCGAAGCGCCCGATCGGGACCGCGCCCGACGACGATGCCGGCGTCGGCATCTATATCGAAGCCGACACCTCGGTCACCGGCAATGTGATCGAGAATGCGCCGTCCTACGGCATCGTCGCCGGCTGGGGCAAATATCTGCGCGACGTCGTCATCTCCGGCAATGTGATCCGCAAGGTGCTGGCCGGCGTCGGCGTGTCCGTGGTGTCGGGCGCGGGCACCGCGCTCGTCAACAACAACATGATCTCGGAAACCCCGCGCGGCGCCGTGGTCGGGCTGGACCATGCGCGCGCCGTGACGTCAGACCTGTCGGCGGACGGCGCCCAACGCTTTGCGCAGGTGGTGGTCGGCGGCAACGCGGTGCGGCAGTAA
- a CDS encoding TIGR03809 family protein → MTHRHGAAGSRELAARWCALAEQRLEHLSEMFETGRWRRYHSELAFLENIQEAKRAVQTWRALANGGDVAAAAASVTSAFGWSPATMPRVFPREQAQTMQPKAVQPKAVQPKAVQPKALQPKAVHIAPETVVPVALEPTLDVLAEILAAPIAPVAVPASAEVAALMASFTAPPKMPPLKAPAARASVAAPAVRSPVAASIAAAPRTAPAVKPPLAASAVPPVAAPAVRPPVVMPAAMATLLPQFAPPAEEIVAAPERVVEFTFSLDGLEAKYPLLRNAF, encoded by the coding sequence ATGACTCATCGCCATGGCGCGGCTGGAAGCCGCGAGCTTGCCGCGCGCTGGTGCGCTCTCGCCGAACAGCGGCTGGAACATCTCTCCGAAATGTTCGAGACCGGACGCTGGCGCCGCTATCACAGCGAGCTGGCATTCCTCGAAAACATCCAGGAAGCCAAGCGCGCGGTCCAGACCTGGCGCGCCCTCGCGAATGGCGGGGACGTCGCCGCCGCTGCCGCGAGCGTGACGTCCGCATTCGGCTGGTCGCCCGCGACCATGCCCCGCGTGTTCCCGCGCGAGCAGGCCCAGACCATGCAGCCCAAAGCCGTGCAGCCCAAGGCCGTGCAGCCCAAGGCCGTGCAGCCCAAGGCCCTGCAGCCCAAGGCCGTGCACATCGCGCCCGAGACCGTCGTCCCGGTTGCGCTCGAGCCCACGCTGGATGTGCTCGCCGAAATCCTCGCGGCACCGATTGCACCGGTCGCCGTACCTGCATCAGCCGAGGTGGCTGCTTTGATGGCGTCGTTCACCGCGCCCCCCAAGATGCCACCACTGAAGGCGCCCGCCGCGCGGGCGTCGGTCGCGGCACCTGCCGTCAGATCACCGGTCGCCGCGTCCATCGCAGCTGCGCCGCGCACCGCGCCTGCAGTGAAGCCGCCGCTTGCCGCATCTGCAGTACCACCGGTCGCCGCGCCTGCGGTGAGGCCACCAGTCGTCATGCCCGCTGCAATGGCGACGCTGTTGCCGCAATTCGCCCCGCCGGCCGAGGAAATCGTCGCAGCCCCCGAGCGCGTTGTCGAATTCACCTTCAGCCTCGACGGCCTCGAAGCAAAGTACCCGCTGCTGCGGAATGCGTTCTGA
- a CDS encoding S8 family serine peptidase: MTRKSESQLRAGAYASSVGAALLLAACLGIEVAHAQAIMRTPTISVPSRTPTISPSIAARAVSVDRGPHVVTTARISARMATTPVLPYARYSPNLYPTCTAAYRDADGECLGQPSGGGDGSGKSTRKSAGKGRGNNTPVAVNLRSFANEFVAEIDSALSLTEADELARRHGLRRVSSENFPLIGATVGLFRIADGRQYETVRREFAADGGVRSLQPNFRYLLQDQKSAVPSEGDPAQYVLPKLRLPQAHTLAHGANVTVAVIDSGIDAKHPELANSIADNFDALGSSEGPHIHGTGIAGAIVAHAKLMGSAPEARIIAIRAFGGTTGSAESSSYIILRSLNYAAEHGAQIVNMSFAGPKDAVIERAIAATAARGLVLIAAAGNAGAKSPPLYPAANPNVIAVSATDQQDRLFTASNRGNYIALAAPGVDIFLPAPDGKYQMTSGTSFSAAYVSGVAALLLERNYSLKPEALRMTLSKTARDLGSPGRDDLFGDGEPDAFAAVMAVPVDNTTPVAAASGTTKREDAEKRRDDPGIRAIEQPSLSSATDKSTVSQVDRPAAR; the protein is encoded by the coding sequence ATGACGCGCAAGTCCGAGAGTCAGTTGCGAGCCGGGGCCTACGCTTCGTCGGTCGGAGCCGCGCTCCTGCTCGCCGCCTGCCTCGGCATCGAGGTGGCGCACGCCCAGGCGATCATGCGCACGCCGACCATCAGCGTGCCCTCGCGAACACCGACCATCAGTCCAAGCATTGCCGCCAGGGCGGTCAGCGTCGATCGCGGTCCGCACGTGGTGACGACCGCCCGGATCTCGGCGCGGATGGCGACGACCCCGGTGCTGCCCTATGCGCGCTACTCGCCGAACCTCTATCCGACCTGCACGGCGGCCTATCGCGATGCCGACGGCGAGTGCCTGGGGCAGCCGAGCGGAGGCGGCGACGGTTCCGGCAAATCGACCAGGAAGAGCGCCGGCAAGGGGCGCGGCAACAATACGCCGGTCGCCGTCAATCTGCGCAGCTTCGCCAACGAATTCGTGGCCGAGATCGACAGCGCGCTGTCGCTGACGGAGGCCGATGAACTCGCGCGGCGCCACGGTTTGAGGCGCGTCTCTTCGGAGAATTTTCCGCTGATCGGGGCCACGGTCGGCTTGTTCCGTATCGCCGACGGCCGGCAGTATGAGACGGTGCGGCGCGAATTTGCCGCCGACGGCGGCGTGCGATCGCTCCAGCCGAACTTCCGCTACCTGCTCCAGGACCAGAAATCGGCGGTGCCGAGCGAGGGTGATCCGGCCCAATACGTGCTGCCGAAGCTGCGCCTGCCGCAGGCGCACACGCTGGCGCACGGCGCCAATGTCACGGTGGCCGTGATCGATTCCGGCATCGACGCCAAGCACCCCGAACTCGCCAACTCCATCGCCGACAATTTCGATGCGCTCGGCAGCAGCGAGGGCCCCCATATCCACGGCACCGGCATTGCCGGCGCTATCGTGGCGCATGCGAAGCTGATGGGCAGCGCGCCGGAAGCGCGCATCATCGCCATTCGCGCCTTCGGCGGCACCACCGGCAGCGCCGAGAGCTCGTCCTACATCATCCTGCGCTCGCTCAATTACGCAGCCGAGCACGGCGCCCAGATCGTCAATATGAGCTTTGCCGGTCCGAAGGACGCGGTGATCGAGCGTGCGATCGCGGCAACTGCCGCGCGGGGCCTGGTGCTGATCGCGGCCGCCGGCAATGCCGGCGCCAAATCGCCACCGCTTTATCCCGCCGCCAATCCCAACGTGATCGCGGTCAGTGCGACCGACCAGCAGGACAGGCTGTTCACCGCCTCCAACCGCGGCAACTACATCGCGCTGGCGGCGCCGGGCGTCGACATCTTCCTGCCGGCGCCGGATGGCAAATACCAGATGACGTCGGGCACCTCGTTCTCGGCCGCCTATGTCTCCGGCGTCGCGGCGTTGCTGCTCGAGCGGAACTATTCCCTGAAGCCGGAAGCGCTGCGCATGACGCTGTCGAAGACCGCGCGTGACCTCGGTTCACCCGGGCGTGATGATCTCTTCGGCGACGGCGAGCCCGATGCGTTCGCCGCGGTCATGGCGGTTCCGGTCGACAACACGACGCCGGTCGCGGCTGCGTCCGGTACAACTAAACGTGAAGATGCCGAGAAGCGCCGCGACGACCCCGGCATCCGCGCAATCGAGCAGCCCTCGCTGTCGAGCGCGACCGATAAATCCACGGTTTCTCAGGTGGATAGGCCGGCGGCGCGATAG
- a CDS encoding sigma-70 family RNA polymerase sigma factor: protein MSVTQAATDEVLIARIAQGDRLAMQVLYGRHHVRVYRFGLRLVRDEQTAEDLISEVFLDVWRQAGKFEGRSAVSTWLLAITRFKALSALRRRKDFELDDEAANAIEDSSDNPETVVQKKDTSEALRECLTGLSPDHREIVDLVYYHEKSVEEVAEIVGIPENTVKTRLFYARKKLAELLKAAGIERGWP from the coding sequence TTGAGCGTGACACAGGCGGCTACGGACGAGGTCCTTATCGCCAGGATCGCTCAGGGCGACCGTCTTGCCATGCAGGTGCTGTACGGGCGGCACCATGTCAGGGTGTATCGGTTCGGGCTGAGGCTCGTGCGGGACGAGCAGACGGCGGAAGACCTCATCAGCGAGGTGTTTCTCGACGTTTGGCGTCAAGCCGGCAAGTTCGAGGGCCGATCCGCCGTTTCCACCTGGCTGCTGGCAATCACCCGATTCAAGGCCCTGTCTGCGCTTCGGCGCCGAAAGGATTTTGAACTGGACGACGAGGCCGCCAATGCGATCGAGGATTCGTCCGACAATCCAGAAACGGTGGTCCAGAAAAAGGATACCAGTGAAGCGTTGCGGGAGTGTCTGACGGGCCTCTCGCCGGACCATCGGGAAATCGTCGACCTCGTCTACTACCACGAGAAGTCCGTGGAAGAGGTGGCCGAGATCGTCGGGATCCCGGAGAACACTGTGAAGACGCGCTTGTTTTATGCGCGCAAGAAATTGGCCGAACTGCTGAAGGCAGCCGGCATTGAGCGAGGCTGGCCATGA
- a CDS encoding GGDEF domain-containing protein, translating into MSTAATSFPERNAAEVADLVLTPEAAAPEVLARRIRQRRQMYIGQVVSYSLGASVLLLYAYDGAVHINVPSLFWVGGLSIIGIFVVMSEAGVGDKHTDHYLTVFQISAHMALQFVFLLSVPTIGIAFISVLFLIFAFGTLRMTSAQAMLTWALASAALAAVFLGSDLPIGMPVATRLQRTASMLCFMLVIGQCAFLGLFGATLRKILYRRSIELKDAYRRIEELAELDELTGSYNRRCIMRLLDAEMEKSRQATAPCAIALIDLDWFKRINDAHGHPVGDEVLRTFAITIFANIRPDDRFGRYGGEEFLLLLPGTASEAASRMLDRLRSIVAELDWSAFSPGMRVTISAGVVTLRDNDTADTFLARADSALYSAKAQGRNRIATS; encoded by the coding sequence ATGAGCACGGCCGCGACGTCCTTTCCGGAGAGGAATGCCGCAGAGGTCGCGGATCTCGTCCTCACGCCCGAGGCGGCTGCGCCCGAGGTGCTGGCGCGGCGGATCCGTCAGCGCCGGCAGATGTATATCGGCCAGGTCGTCAGCTACTCCCTCGGCGCCTCTGTCCTGCTGCTCTACGCCTATGACGGCGCCGTTCACATCAACGTTCCGTCGCTGTTCTGGGTCGGTGGCCTCTCGATCATCGGCATCTTCGTGGTGATGTCGGAGGCCGGCGTCGGCGACAAGCACACCGACCATTATCTCACGGTGTTCCAGATCTCGGCGCATATGGCGCTGCAGTTCGTGTTCCTGCTGTCGGTACCGACGATCGGCATCGCCTTCATCAGCGTGCTGTTCCTGATCTTCGCATTCGGCACGCTGCGCATGACCTCGGCCCAGGCGATGCTGACCTGGGCACTCGCCTCCGCAGCACTTGCGGCCGTGTTCCTCGGCTCGGACCTGCCGATCGGCATGCCCGTGGCGACGCGGCTGCAGCGGACCGCCTCGATGCTCTGCTTCATGCTGGTGATCGGCCAGTGCGCCTTCCTCGGCCTGTTCGGCGCCACGCTGCGCAAGATCCTCTACCGGCGCAGCATCGAGCTGAAAGATGCCTATCGACGCATCGAGGAGCTCGCCGAGCTCGACGAGCTGACCGGCTCCTACAATCGCCGCTGCATCATGCGACTTCTCGACGCGGAGATGGAAAAGTCGCGGCAGGCGACCGCGCCTTGCGCCATCGCGCTGATCGATCTCGACTGGTTCAAGCGCATCAACGACGCCCACGGCCATCCCGTCGGCGACGAGGTGCTGCGCACCTTCGCCATCACCATCTTCGCCAATATCCGGCCCGACGACCGTTTCGGCCGCTATGGCGGCGAGGAGTTTCTGCTGCTGCTGCCCGGCACCGCGAGCGAGGCCGCATCGCGCATGCTCGATCGGCTGCGCAGCATCGTCGCCGAGCTCGACTGGAGCGCATTCTCGCCCGGCATGCGCGTGACGATTTCCGCCGGCGTCGTGACGCTGCGCGACAATGATACTGCCGACACGTTTCTCGCGCGCGCCGACAGCGCGCTCTATTCCGCCAAGGCGCAAGGGCGCAACCGCATTGCTACGAGCTGA
- a CDS encoding DUF2336 domain-containing protein, whose product MNSKTVKSSENLLEELQSALSHGTVARRVETLRRVTDLFVNNAVDYSDDHVRVFDDVFQCLIEQIETSAKALLADRLAPIPAAPPQIIRTLALDDVIEVAGPVLTKSERLDETTLIEIARSKSQAHLKAISLRRVLSEALTDVLVSRGNNDVVQSTVSNPGAQLSEGSLTDLVTRAERDDDLATCIGVRPDLPRHHYLKLIAKASLSVRRKLEAAHPELADEVSSVVQEAAQRVRAAAMTRQTEMARALVKSLHDDGRLNEFQVTTFAEQGKFDETNAGLAALAGVSVETAENMMIESRTEGVMILAKVAGMQWSSVRAIIAMREKLSGGSQTDMLILRDTYEALRSSTAQQVLRFHRMQNTTSAA is encoded by the coding sequence ATGAACTCTAAAACCGTCAAGTCATCCGAGAATTTGCTCGAGGAATTGCAGTCGGCGCTTTCGCACGGCACCGTCGCGCGCCGGGTCGAGACGCTACGCCGCGTCACCGACCTCTTCGTCAACAACGCGGTGGATTATTCCGACGACCATGTCCGCGTCTTCGACGACGTGTTCCAGTGCCTGATCGAGCAGATCGAGACCTCGGCAAAAGCGCTGCTCGCCGACCGGCTCGCGCCGATCCCGGCCGCACCGCCCCAGATCATCCGCACGCTCGCACTCGACGATGTGATCGAGGTCGCCGGCCCCGTGCTGACGAAGTCGGAGCGGCTGGACGAGACGACCCTGATCGAGATCGCGCGCAGCAAGAGCCAGGCCCATCTCAAGGCGATCTCGCTGCGGCGGGTGCTGTCGGAGGCGCTGACCGACGTGCTGGTGAGCCGCGGCAACAACGACGTGGTGCAGTCGACCGTCAGCAATCCGGGTGCGCAGCTCTCCGAGGGCAGCCTCACCGACCTCGTGACGCGCGCCGAACGCGACGACGATCTTGCCACTTGCATCGGCGTGCGGCCCGACCTGCCGCGCCATCATTATCTGAAGCTGATCGCCAAGGCTTCCCTGAGCGTGCGCAGGAAGCTGGAGGCCGCTCATCCGGAGCTCGCCGACGAAGTGTCGAGCGTGGTCCAGGAAGCGGCGCAGCGGGTCCGGGCCGCCGCGATGACCCGGCAGACCGAAATGGCGCGCGCGCTGGTGAAATCACTTCACGACGACGGCCGTCTCAACGAATTCCAGGTCACGACTTTCGCCGAGCAGGGCAAGTTCGACGAGACCAATGCGGGGCTCGCGGCACTGGCCGGCGTTTCGGTCGAGACCGCCGAAAACATGATGATCGAGAGCCGGACCGAGGGCGTGATGATCCTCGCCAAGGTCGCCGGCATGCAATGGTCGAGCGTGCGCGCGATCATCGCCATGCGCGAAAAGCTCTCCGGCGGCTCGCAGACCGACATGCTGATCCTGCGCGATACCTACGAAGCCCTGCGCAGCTCGACGGCTCAGCAGGTGCTGCGCTTCCACCGCATGCAGAACACGACGTCCGCGGCCTGA